A genome region from Erigeron canadensis isolate Cc75 chromosome 3, C_canadensis_v1, whole genome shotgun sequence includes the following:
- the LOC122591105 gene encoding small nuclear ribonucleoprotein Sm D2, producing the protein MSRPMEEDAPVKNEEEEFNTGPLSVLMMSVKNNTQVLINCRNNKKLLGRVRAFDRHCNMVLENVREMWTEVPKTGKGKKKALPVNKDRFISKMFLRGDSVIIVLRNPK; encoded by the exons ATGAG TCGACCAATGGAAGAGGATGCTCCT GTTAAGAATGAGGAAGAGGAGTTCAACACTGGGCCTCTCTCTGTCTTGATGATGAGTGTTAAGAATAACACACAG GTTCTTATTAACTGCAGGAACAATAAGAAGCTTTTAGGTCGTGTTAGGGCATTCGATCGACACTGCAACATGGTCCTTGAGAACGTTAGAGAGATGTGGACCGAG GTGCCGAAAACAGGAAAAGGGAAGAAGAAAGCTCTTCCGGTGAACAAGGATAGGTTTATTAGCAAGATGTTTCTCCGAGGCGATTCGGTCATCATTGTGCTTAGAAACCCCAAGTGA
- the LOC122593200 gene encoding caffeoylshikimate esterase-like isoform X1, translating into MEVEYQEVNLLSLFIHEYIRNSRGVQLFTCKWLPLSSPKALVFLCHGYGMECSDFMKGCGTKLASYGYAVFGIDYEGHGRSMGARCYIKKFDNIVNDCSNYFKYISGQEDYRNKCRFLYGESMGGAVSLLVHRKDPTFWHGAILVAPMCKISEKVKPHPVVINMLTRVEDVIPRWKIVPTKDVIDAAFKDPVKREEIRSNKLIYQEKPRLKTALEMLRTSMGLEDSLNKVTLPFFVLHGEADIVTDPEVSRALYDQASSKDKTIKLYPGMWHGLTSGEPDHNIDIVFGDIISWLDKRCDDDYIDKQFSDNVASAVDDIELASPMVEMGETKNRRNRTHSSYLCGWKGRRMHHHSAM; encoded by the exons ATGGAAGTGGAATACCAAGAGGTTAATTTGCTTTCTCTTTTCATACAC GAGTACATAAGGAATTCAAGAGGAGTGCAGCTCTTTACATGCAAATGGCTGCCTCTTTCTTCACCAAAAGCTCTTGTTTTCCTGTGCCATG GCTATGGTATGGAATGCAGTGATTTTATGAAAG GATGTGGTACCAAGCTCGCGAGCTATGGGTATGCTGTTTTTGGAATAGACTATGAAGGGCATGGTCGATCCATGGGTGCACGATGTTACATTAAGAAATTTGACAACATTGTTAATGATTGTTCCAATTACTTTAAGTACATTTCTG GACAAGAGGACTACAGGAACAAGTGTCGGTTCTTGTATGGCGAGTCCATGGGTGGTGCGGTTTCCCTTCTTGTACATAGAAAAGATCCGACGTTTTGGCATGGTGCCATTCTTGTGGCTCCAATGTGTAAG ATATCTGAGAAGGTGAAGCCTCACCCAGTGGTGATAAACATGCTGACAAGGGTCGAAGACGTGATACCAAGATGGAAGATTGTGCCTACAAAAGATGTTATTGATGCAGCATTTAAGGACCCTGTCAAAAGAGAAGAG ATACGTTCAAACAAGTTGATATATCAAGAAAAACCTAGGCTCAAAACGGCTCTTGAGATGCTTAGGACTAGCATGGGTCTCGAAGACAGCTTAAACAAg GTGACATTGCCATTTTTTGTGCTACATGGAGAGGCCGATATAGTGACTGATCCAGAAGTGAGTCGGGCTCTATACGATCAAGCCAGCAGCAAAGACAAGACCATAAAACTATACCCTGGAATGTGGCACGGATTGACCTCTGGTGAGCCGGATCACAACATTGATATTGTCTTTGGTGACATTATTTCATGGCTCGACAAGCGGTGTGATGATGACTATATCGACAAGCAATTCAGTGACAATGTTGCCAGTGCTGTTGATGATATAGAGTTGGCTTCGCCTATGGTAGAAATGGGAGAAACCAAGAACCGGCGTAATAGGACTCATTCCAGCTATCTTTGTGGGTGGAAGGGACGGCGGATGCACCACCACTCTGCTATGTAG
- the LOC122593200 gene encoding caffeoylshikimate esterase-like isoform X2 yields the protein MEVEYQEEYIRNSRGVQLFTCKWLPLSSPKALVFLCHGYGMECSDFMKGCGTKLASYGYAVFGIDYEGHGRSMGARCYIKKFDNIVNDCSNYFKYISGQEDYRNKCRFLYGESMGGAVSLLVHRKDPTFWHGAILVAPMCKISEKVKPHPVVINMLTRVEDVIPRWKIVPTKDVIDAAFKDPVKREEIRSNKLIYQEKPRLKTALEMLRTSMGLEDSLNKVTLPFFVLHGEADIVTDPEVSRALYDQASSKDKTIKLYPGMWHGLTSGEPDHNIDIVFGDIISWLDKRCDDDYIDKQFSDNVASAVDDIELASPMVEMGETKNRRNRTHSSYLCGWKGRRMHHHSAM from the exons ATGGAAGTGGAATACCAAGAG GAGTACATAAGGAATTCAAGAGGAGTGCAGCTCTTTACATGCAAATGGCTGCCTCTTTCTTCACCAAAAGCTCTTGTTTTCCTGTGCCATG GCTATGGTATGGAATGCAGTGATTTTATGAAAG GATGTGGTACCAAGCTCGCGAGCTATGGGTATGCTGTTTTTGGAATAGACTATGAAGGGCATGGTCGATCCATGGGTGCACGATGTTACATTAAGAAATTTGACAACATTGTTAATGATTGTTCCAATTACTTTAAGTACATTTCTG GACAAGAGGACTACAGGAACAAGTGTCGGTTCTTGTATGGCGAGTCCATGGGTGGTGCGGTTTCCCTTCTTGTACATAGAAAAGATCCGACGTTTTGGCATGGTGCCATTCTTGTGGCTCCAATGTGTAAG ATATCTGAGAAGGTGAAGCCTCACCCAGTGGTGATAAACATGCTGACAAGGGTCGAAGACGTGATACCAAGATGGAAGATTGTGCCTACAAAAGATGTTATTGATGCAGCATTTAAGGACCCTGTCAAAAGAGAAGAG ATACGTTCAAACAAGTTGATATATCAAGAAAAACCTAGGCTCAAAACGGCTCTTGAGATGCTTAGGACTAGCATGGGTCTCGAAGACAGCTTAAACAAg GTGACATTGCCATTTTTTGTGCTACATGGAGAGGCCGATATAGTGACTGATCCAGAAGTGAGTCGGGCTCTATACGATCAAGCCAGCAGCAAAGACAAGACCATAAAACTATACCCTGGAATGTGGCACGGATTGACCTCTGGTGAGCCGGATCACAACATTGATATTGTCTTTGGTGACATTATTTCATGGCTCGACAAGCGGTGTGATGATGACTATATCGACAAGCAATTCAGTGACAATGTTGCCAGTGCTGTTGATGATATAGAGTTGGCTTCGCCTATGGTAGAAATGGGAGAAACCAAGAACCGGCGTAATAGGACTCATTCCAGCTATCTTTGTGGGTGGAAGGGACGGCGGATGCACCACCACTCTGCTATGTAG